The Candidatus Saccharimonadales bacterium nucleotide sequence AATTGTATATTGCGCAAACGGTGTCAAGATGATAAATATAATTCCAAGAATCGAAACAACGACTGGTCTGTTATCTGTTTTTTTAATCTTACTCATTTTTGATGTCTATACTCCTATGCTATAAAGTTTAGCACAAGAAGACAATTACTACAGACACAAGTTGTACATTTTTGGTACTTAATAATAAAATGTTCCAGTCTCGTTCATTAGGGGTTATGTGTTAAACAAAAAAACTTAACCCTCGAGGAGATTGTTGGTAGGAGAGTGGCCTGCTGGCTTAATCCTCATCTACACTTTTACAATCTCCCCGAGGGATCAGTTAGGCGACAGTCTGCGAAGGGAACCCAGAGCGAGCATTACTCGCCCTACCATGCCAGCCCCGATCGTTCTTGATACGTCGACGATGCTTTGTCCGCCGGTGCACGTCCATCGTGCGAACGGAGACATACCACGTTTCGTTCACGAACATGAGTTCTCCACGCGAGTACATCGTGAGGATTGCATCCTCGACGAGGTACCAGCGCATCAGGTCGACGAGTCGGTCGACATCAGATTGGCTCATATTGCGCTTGTCGATGTAGCTCTGGTCAATGTCTGCACCCCCGAAGAGTGCGGAACGACGTCGCTTGACGTTCTGCGGCGAGCGCAGAAGTCCAGCATTCCGTGTTGCTGCACCCTTTGCACGTCGCGGTCGCTGCTTGCGAACTCGACGTGCACGGTGGCCATCTTTCGCATCCACGTAATCCGCGAGTGCTTCGATGCGACGTTTCCCATCAGGCAGATCGATGTCGATCTGGTGACAGGTGCCACGTCCGGTGAGAGGAACCTCCGCGGTACTGATGGAGTTCAGAACGCGTCGGCGAGCTTCTTCAACTCGCTTCACATACTCCGCATCATTACCGGCGAAGAAAAACTCCGGCCTCATCGTTTGAAGCTCGTTCGCCGAAACGTAGACCGAGTGGCCACGTTCGTCTCTGACAATTGGCATAGTGCCCCTAACTATGGATGTACAATCGCACTCACAAAATCAAAATCAGTGAGGGAGTATTGGAACTCCTGAAACTACGATGTCATTAGTAAAACGCATTGGCGTCAATAATGCAAATGATTATCTACGAGCGCTTATTCTTCGATGAAACCACCCGATTGGTGTGACCAAAGTTTCGCATACACGCCAGCTTGTTTTGTTAGCTCGCTATGTGTACCTTGTTCTTTAACGACACCATTATCGAGAACTATAATGCGGTCAAGTTTTGCGATGGTAGATAGGCGATGAGCAATCACAATACTTGTTCGGTTTTTCATAAGCTTCGTGAGCGCGTCTTGTATGAGCTTTTCACTTTCGCTATCAAGTGCACTGGTTGCTTCGTCGAGAAGTAGGATTGGTGCATTCTTAAGAATTGCCCTGGCAATTGCAACACGCTGTCTTTGGCCGCCAGACAGTTTTACACCACGTTCGCCGACCATCGTATCAAAACCATCAGATAAGTTCGTAATAAACTCAAGAGCGTTTGCTTGTATGGCAGCTTCCGTAATTTCAGCATCAGTTGCATCAGGTTTACCATAGGCTATATTTTCACGAAGCGTTCTGTGAAAGAGCATTGGTTCTTGTGGGACATAGGCGATTGATTTACGAAGTGATTCCTGTGATACCTCAGCTATATCTTGGCCATCAATTGTAATGACTCCCGCTTCAATATCATCAAATCGTAGAAGGAGTCTTGTGAGAGTTGTCTTTCCGCTTCCTGAATGTCCAACGAGACCAACGCGTTCACCATCCTTAATCTTTAGTGAGAAATTATTAAATAGCGGCTTTTTATTTCCATCATGTGTAAATGTAACGTCCTTGAATTCAACAGCACCATTTTTTACTGACAGTTCATCTGTCGACCTATCTGTTACCTGAGGAGATAGTCGAAGTATTTCAGTCATGTCATGAGCATCGCCCATGATTCGGTAATATGTTCGCATAATGTTATTCATTTCCCATAGCTGACGTGCCACAGTAAATGTATAAGTTATTGAGAGGTAGACGGTACCAACTGCAATAAGATTATGTTCCGATGCCCAGATAGCCGCAATAATTGCAACAATATTAAGACTTGCCATGAGCACGGCATAGCTACCGCTAACAATTAAGAATCCTCTCATGGCAGATAAACTTTTGTCTCGCCATACGTCAGTTTTTTCGCTTAGTTTCAAGAGCTCTTTTGATTCGTGTCCATGTGATTTAATCGTGGCAACATTTGTCACAGAGTCGGCAATATAGGCATTTGTTGTTGTACTTGCCTGGGCCTCTTCACGGTTTCGTTTGAGTAAGAATCTTGATCCTACAATGACTGTGATGACGAAAATTACAATAACAACTGCAAGAACAATTGCGTATTGCCAGAAAAGAAAGCTCATTATAACAACTGCGGCAATCATACTTGATATTGATGGCACGAGTTGGAAAATAACGGTGTCCCAGAATTTTTCAAATGAACCAACGAGCTTCGTTGTTTGTGATACGAGTGCACCACCAAATCGATTTGCGTGAAAAGTGAGACTTTGTTCGGTTAGTGCGGTGTAAATTTTTTTGTAGAGATCTCTTTGAGCAGCTGTTTCCATTGTCCAGGTACACACAAGTACTGCACGCCAACCAAGAATTTCTCCATAAATCTGGGTGAGTGCAAAAAGACCTATAAGTTGCCATGACGTACCCAGTGCAATGCTACCTGTTTGAAGCTGATTTAAGAGCTGAGCAATAATGAAGGGTGCAAGAAAACCTGCCGTTATGGATGCGGTAGATGCACCAAAAATTGCCGTCAGTGTTCTGACTGGATATTTCATGGCACTACGCCAGAAAAGTGAAAATATATGCTTTTGCATAAGACTCCTAAAATGTTTTATGAACGATGTTTGTGTCGTGATTGGTCTGGCTCGTCCTGACGTGCACGAAATAGCGGATCTTTGAGCGAACTACCAGATCATAATACGTAAATTATATAGTATAATAACTATTGATGCAAAAGATTATTCTCTATTATAAATTTACGCCGATTAAAGATATAGTCGCTATGAAGCTATGGCAAAAAACACTGTGTGACAGTCTTGGCCTTAAGGGCCGGATTCTTATTAGCTCTCATGGCCTAAATGGAACAGTTGGTGGCGATATGGAAATGATCAAAAAATACATTAAAGCAACTAAGCAATTTCCAGGATTTAAAGATACTGTATTTAAATGGAGTGATGGTGGCAGCGAATTCTTCCCACGCATGAGCGTAAAAGTGCGTGACGAAATAGTGGCTTTTGATGCTGCTGATGAACTACGCGTTGACGAAAATGGTGTTGTTGGTGGCGGTGTTCATTTAAAACCAAATCAGGTAAATGAGCTAGTCGAAAGAAGAGGCGATGATGTCGTTTTCTTCGACGGGCGTAACGCACATGAAGCAGCTATAGGAAAATTTAAGAATGCGGTCGTTCCAGATACGCATACATCACGCGACTTCATCCGTGAGCTAGATAGTGGTAAATACGATCATCTAAAAGATAAACCAATAGTTACGTACT carries:
- a CDS encoding ABC transporter ATP-binding protein; translated protein: MQKHIFSLFWRSAMKYPVRTLTAIFGASTASITAGFLAPFIIAQLLNQLQTGSIALGTSWQLIGLFALTQIYGEILGWRAVLVCTWTMETAAQRDLYKKIYTALTEQSLTFHANRFGGALVSQTTKLVGSFEKFWDTVIFQLVPSISSMIAAVVIMSFLFWQYAIVLAVVIVIFVITVIVGSRFLLKRNREEAQASTTTNAYIADSVTNVATIKSHGHESKELLKLSEKTDVWRDKSLSAMRGFLIVSGSYAVLMASLNIVAIIAAIWASEHNLIAVGTVYLSITYTFTVARQLWEMNNIMRTYYRIMGDAHDMTEILRLSPQVTDRSTDELSVKNGAVEFKDVTFTHDGNKKPLFNNFSLKIKDGERVGLVGHSGSGKTTLTRLLLRFDDIEAGVITIDGQDIAEVSQESLRKSIAYVPQEPMLFHRTLRENIAYGKPDATDAEITEAAIQANALEFITNLSDGFDTMVGERGVKLSGGQRQRVAIARAILKNAPILLLDEATSALDSESEKLIQDALTKLMKNRTSIVIAHRLSTIAKLDRIIVLDNGVVKEQGTHSELTKQAGVYAKLWSHQSGGFIEE
- a CDS encoding rhodanese-related sulfurtransferase, with the translated sequence MQKIILYYKFTPIKDIVAMKLWQKTLCDSLGLKGRILISSHGLNGTVGGDMEMIKKYIKATKQFPGFKDTVFKWSDGGSEFFPRMSVKVRDEIVAFDAADELRVDENGVVGGGVHLKPNQVNELVERRGDDVVFFDGRNAHEAAIGKFKNAVVPDTHTSRDFIRELDSGKYDHLKDKPIVTYCTGGIRCEILSSLMKNRGFSEVYQIDGGIVKYGESYGDDGLWEGSLRVFDDRMTVDFSDHTKTIGVCSHCEGPTNNYENCAWDNCNDLVLICLICKQNPDLLYHSIACKDNATATLKK